The nucleotide window CGAAAAGGACCTTCTGGCCTGCTCAATGGCAAAATCTTTGATCTATGTGACATTGCCCGAAAAAGATACGCGGCCTCTTTGAAAAAAACCGGCAAGAAACTCTGTATAAATGACTTTAAAGCTATATCTATGTGTTTTTTATCCAACCGTGTGTTGGATAAAAAGAAATTTCGTCAAACTGACGCGTCATTGCTTTTATCTGCCATATGCGTTACAATAAATCCGCAGCTGTAAAACAAATAACGGAGGTAAGCCCGAATGAACGACTTAAAAATAAACGAACAGATCGCATTTTTACGAAAGCAGAAAGGAATGACGCAGGAAGAGCTTGCGCATTCTCTCGGCGTCACCAACCAATCCGTATCAAAGTGGGAATCGGCTCAGTGCTGTCCTGATATACAGCTGCTGCCGGAGCTCGCGAAAATATTTGATGTTTCCATTGACGAGCTTATGGGGTATAAAGCTGCCGAAAGCATGCCCGATATATACCTGAAGATCAAAGCCTTATTTGAATCCATTCCGAGAGAAGACATTTTCGACAATGCCTTCCGTTTATGCGCTCTTTTACATGAAGCGGCGATGACGGGCGGTTACAAAGAGCGGGTGCCCTGGAATACCGACATGAATCATGCGCTTGGTGAAGATTTATACAAATGGGGATTTTCTGCATGTTCCTTGCCCGAGGGAAACACAGTCCATACCGGAAACGGTCTGTTTATCGCCGACGGCAGACATTATCACGCGCCAACCGCATCGCAGATCATGGATTTATATGTCTCTCTTGACCGTCTGTGTGACCTGAACGTTTTGAAGATCATGTACTCGCTGTATGAGATGACTGTCAATGACTTTGACCTGTATGTTCCGATTTCTGAAATCGCGAAAAAAGCAAAAATGTCCGAAGCTGAAACCGAAAAGGCACTCGAACAAATACCGGTGACCGTCAAGGATGGCGAAAACGGTGATTATCTTTACCGGATAGAAGGCAGCTATATGCATATGCCTTCCCTGCTCCTTCTGCTGCGGCAAAGATAAAATAATAATAATTATTTAAAAAACCTCTTGACTCTCCATTTAACTGTAATGATATTCTTAATTTGCGAAGAGAAAATAGCGCTGTTTTTTCTTCGTATAAATCCGAATGATGGGATCGACAAAATGTATAAAATCGGTGAACTCTCTCGGCTGTGCAGTCTTCCTGTAAAGATCCTGCGTTATTACGACAGCGAAGGGCTTCTCGTACCGGATGAAATCGATCGTTTCACAGGCTACCGCTATTATTCCGCGGCACGGCTTGCCGACTGCAACAGAATCATTGCGCTCAAAGAGCTCGGCTTTACATTGGATGAAATCAGAAGGCATATGCATTCCGATAAACCCGATGATATCGCAGAGCTTGTCGAAGCGAAAATCGCAGAGCTTAACGAAACCGTTTTACACACACAGTCACAACTTAAGCGGCTTGAAGCCGTAAAAGAAATCATTACAGAAGGAGCAAAAGCTATGTTTGATGTCATTATCAGAAGCGCGGACACTATGTTGACGACCGCGTCACGAAAAAACTATGAGTCTAAGGCAGATGCCTTCGGCGAAATTGAAAAAATAAAATCGGTTCTTCCGAAAAACATTCTCGGAAAACGTGAGGTCATAATCAATTACGAAACCGAATACCACGACCGCGATTTTGACCTTACCGCCTGTGTGGAAATCACGGGAAAGCTGCCGCCGGAATGCGGATTCAACGAAAAAACAATCACTATTCCAGGGGATGTCGCGTCGCTTGTCTGCGATCGCGAGGAGCTTGATGAAGCATATCGTTACATGGCGAAGCAACTCGAAGAAGCTCCGTGTCAAATCGTAGGCGCATTTTATGAAATTTACTATGACGACGGAACAGTTGAACTGAAGGTTCCTGTGTGCAAACTGACAAAAAACTCATTGTTTGTGAGCGATGATATTAATCTGCCGTTTGTAAATGACCCCGATGCGGTGGGAAAGTGGGAAATGCTTGATATCGTTCCGAGCAGGGAGCAATTCGTGTACGGCGATGAAAAATGCGGTCACCAGGCATGGCTTAACGAGCTTTACTTTCTCGACGGCGGCGAACAATATTGGGGCGTCGGCGGATGGACAAAGGGATATTTATATACCTGGGGAGCATCTCCTCAAGATACCTTGAAAAACAGATATACAATAGAAAATCAGAACAGTCATACGCTCATGTTCCTTGAAATGAAGCATTTTAAGGACGGAAATGGGATATGCGGCGGTATGCCCGAAATCTGGGTGTA belongs to Oscillospiraceae bacterium and includes:
- a CDS encoding helix-turn-helix transcriptional regulator; the encoded protein is MNDLKINEQIAFLRKQKGMTQEELAHSLGVTNQSVSKWESAQCCPDIQLLPELAKIFDVSIDELMGYKAAESMPDIYLKIKALFESIPREDIFDNAFRLCALLHEAAMTGGYKERVPWNTDMNHALGEDLYKWGFSACSLPEGNTVHTGNGLFIADGRHYHAPTASQIMDLYVSLDRLCDLNVLKIMYSLYEMTVNDFDLYVPISEIAKKAKMSEAETEKALEQIPVTVKDGENGDYLYRIEGSYMHMPSLLLLLRQR
- a CDS encoding helix-turn-helix domain-containing protein, whose product is MYKIGELSRLCSLPVKILRYYDSEGLLVPDEIDRFTGYRYYSAARLADCNRIIALKELGFTLDEIRRHMHSDKPDDIAELVEAKIAELNETVLHTQSQLKRLEAVKEIITEGAKAMFDVIIRSADTMLTTASRKNYESKADAFGEIEKIKSVLPKNILGKREVIINYETEYHDRDFDLTACVEITGKLPPECGFNEKTITIPGDVASLVCDREELDEAYRYMAKQLEEAPCQIVGAFYEIYYDDGTVELKVPVCKLTKNSLFVSDDINLPFVNDPDAVGKWEMLDIVPSREQFVYGDEKCGHQAWLNELYFLDGGEQYWGVGGWTKGYLYTWGASPQDTLKNRYTIENQNSHTLMFLEMKHFKDGNGICGGMPEIWVYEKVSDEIFHASDIKLRDPVDYPFISDKNILGTWIVRDFYVWKIEENFDPAKQNWPKEDLFFLKVEFRSDGKCIHTTKQHVSTLAWTKGLMLNKHNETASKYEIKIIDGKEFLILEWKCGDYQFGGGSIYWYVFVRE